The following are encoded together in the Humulus lupulus chromosome 5, drHumLupu1.1, whole genome shotgun sequence genome:
- the LOC133778937 gene encoding uncharacterized protein LOC133778937, giving the protein MADVQTRAEGIFRVLEFRERAQKKFALIFAPPTNNPPPPARDDKRKRNQTNHTKEGKRPRQNRQSSRYPSFEYTVPQEVIYEENKDRPIWQEPYKITTPSDRRDKSRYYLFHKDHGHTIAECHNLNNQIQALMRSGMLTQYIKETGRPSVSWHNPASAPAPQASDPVHAASDSTQEPLKQVPMIHRIIEPTDNQEHTTKIHKRMEERVKRYKSLGHVVNLVTSEDKSYPASAITFTDADLKGIHLPHDDPLVISLQVDHCQLGRVLIDGGSGVDILFREAFQKMGLEENHIRPSTTPILGFNSQRVYSKGVIRLTVVAAERALPVDFLIIDSTTSYNAILGRNWIHRM; this is encoded by the coding sequence ATGGCAGACGTACAGACCCGAGCCGAGGGCATCTTCAGGGTATTAGAATTTCGAGAGCGTGCACAGAAGAAATTTGCACTCATCTTTGCTCCACCAACAAATAATCCTCCACCACCTGCTAGGGATGACAAGAGGAAGCGGAACCAAACAAATCACACGAAGGAAGGAAAAAGGCCAAGACAGAATCGCCAGTCATCAAGATACCCATCCTTCGAATACACTGTCCCGCAAGAAgtcatttatgaagaaaataaagacaGACCAATCTGGCAAGAGCCCTACAAAATTACCACTCCCTCTGACAGAAGGGATAAAAGCAGATACTATCTCTTCCACAAAGATCACGGTCATACAATCGCTGAATGCCACAATTTGAACAATCAGATCCAAGCCCTCATGAGGAGTGGGATGCTTACCCAATACATCAAGGAGACGGGCAGACCGAGCGTCTCGTGGCACAACCCCGCTTCTGCTCCCGCTCCACAAGCATCAGACCCCGTGCACGCAGCCTCTGACAGCACCCAAGAGCCACTTAAGCAAGTCCCTATGATCCACAGGATCATAGAACCCACTGACAATCAAGAGCATACAACCAAAATCCATAAAAGAATGGAGGAACGAGTGAAGCGATACAAATCATTAGGCCACGTGGTCAACCTCGTCACTTCAGAAGACAAAAGCTACCCAGCCTCTGCGATCACCTTCACCGATGCTGACCTGAAGGGCATACATCTACCCCAtgatgatccactcgtcatttcCCTACAGGTTGACCATTGCCAGCTGGGCAGAGTTCTGATCGACGGGGGCAGTGGAGTCGACATCCTCTTCAgggaagccttccagaagatGGGGCTAGAGGAGAATCATATCCGGCCCTCTACCACGCCCATTTTGGGCTTCAACAGCCAAAGAGTATATTCGAAGGGCGTCATTCGCTTAACTGTGGTGGCCGCAGAACGCGCCCTGCCAGTAGACTTTCTCATTATAGATTCCACCACAAGCTACAACGCCATCTTGGGGAGAAATTGGATCCACCGGATGTAG